A region from the Prevotella melaninogenica genome encodes:
- a CDS encoding glycosyltransferase family 87 protein produces MKDRIKQLLHHPLLSNRWFLMGLWFIIALAGMLKYKRSFNNFLIFRGVYWHTVNGTSLYEAYPTEYWDVNHYGPVFSLVIAPFAILPLWVGMLLWLLFLTAWLYLAIVRSGLREKQKIFILWFCGITLPTALFMQQFNIAVAAMILSSFFLIEKEKDGWAAFFIVLGTLVKLYGIVGLAFFLFSRHKLRLLMWLAVWSVVLFCAPMLISSPSYVIGQYHEWFTCLVEKNAENLGSIQQNISLLGLVRRTTGCMNYSDLWLILPGMVLFALPYLRFSQYKNLAFRETILASVLLFVILFSTGSEASGYVIALLGVCIWYTAAPWKRGKWAIALMVFVFLLSGMGSSDLFPKFIRQEYIKPYALRALPISILWLWLCYELCTKDYTPIEKVDAHE; encoded by the coding sequence ATGAAAGATAGAATAAAGCAACTCTTACACCATCCCTTGCTCTCTAACCGATGGTTCCTTATGGGCTTATGGTTTATCATTGCCCTCGCGGGAATGCTGAAGTATAAACGAAGTTTTAATAACTTCCTAATCTTCCGTGGTGTTTATTGGCACACGGTGAATGGAACTTCACTCTATGAAGCCTATCCTACGGAGTATTGGGATGTGAATCATTATGGTCCGGTGTTCTCACTTGTCATCGCACCTTTTGCTATTCTGCCTCTTTGGGTGGGTATGTTGCTGTGGTTATTGTTCCTAACAGCGTGGCTATACTTGGCTATTGTCCGTTCAGGACTGCGTGAAAAGCAAAAGATATTTATACTTTGGTTCTGTGGAATAACGCTCCCAACGGCATTGTTTATGCAGCAGTTCAATATAGCTGTGGCTGCAATGATTCTCTCTTCCTTCTTCCTTATTGAGAAAGAAAAGGATGGCTGGGCTGCTTTTTTCATCGTCTTGGGTACGTTGGTGAAGCTATATGGTATTGTAGGATTGGCTTTCTTCTTGTTCTCTCGGCATAAGTTGCGCTTGTTGATGTGGCTTGCTGTGTGGTCAGTTGTACTCTTCTGTGCACCAATGCTTATTAGTTCGCCTTCGTATGTCATAGGACAATATCACGAATGGTTTACTTGTTTAGTGGAAAAGAACGCAGAGAACCTCGGTTCTATACAGCAGAATATCTCTCTTTTAGGTCTTGTTCGTCGTACAACGGGTTGTATGAACTATTCTGACCTATGGTTGATTCTGCCCGGAATGGTACTCTTTGCACTTCCTTACCTGCGTTTCTCTCAGTATAAGAACCTCGCCTTCCGTGAGACAATACTTGCTTCTGTACTCTTGTTTGTCATACTTTTCAGTACAGGTAGCGAAGCCAGCGGATATGTGATAGCCTTGTTAGGCGTTTGTATATGGTACACCGCCGCTCCTTGGAAGCGTGGAAAGTGGGCGATAGCATTGATGGTATTTGTCTTCCTACTCTCTGGTATGGGTAGTAGCGACCTCTTCCCAAAGTTTATCCGACAGGAATATATCAAGCCATACGCCCTCCGTGCGTTGCCAATCAGTATTCTTTGGCTATGGCTTTGTTATGAGTTATGTACAAAGGATTATACTCCAATAGAAAAGGTTGATGCTCATGAATAA
- a CDS encoding glycosyltransferase family 2 protein encodes MEKKEISVVINTYNAEKFLQRVLDSVKDFDEIIICDMESTDHTVEIAQRAGCKVVTFPKADHTCVEPARTFAIQSASCPWVLVVDADELVTPELKTYLYQHINKPNCAKGLYIPRQNRFMNTAKKGFSKDYQLRFFIREGTVWPPYIHSFPQVQGTVEHIDNHLYNVRLIHLAENYLADMLEKCNRYTTNEVLKKQVKNYGVGALLFRPFWRFFKSYFMNGEIRNGVTGFIDSIMTGFYQFMIVAKVIEARIKKQTEDEQK; translated from the coding sequence ATGGAAAAAAAAGAGATATCAGTTGTAATCAATACCTACAATGCAGAGAAATTCCTGCAGCGTGTACTCGATTCTGTTAAGGATTTCGATGAGATTATTATCTGCGATATGGAGAGTACTGACCATACCGTGGAGATTGCCCAACGTGCCGGATGTAAGGTTGTCACCTTCCCAAAAGCTGATCATACCTGTGTTGAACCAGCCCGAACCTTTGCCATACAAAGTGCAAGTTGTCCGTGGGTACTCGTCGTTGATGCTGATGAATTGGTGACACCAGAGTTAAAGACCTATCTTTATCAGCACATCAACAAGCCTAACTGTGCGAAAGGTCTTTATATTCCAAGGCAGAACCGATTTATGAATACTGCCAAGAAAGGCTTTTCAAAGGATTACCAACTTCGCTTCTTTATCCGTGAAGGAACCGTCTGGCCTCCATACATACACTCCTTCCCACAAGTACAAGGGACTGTTGAACATATCGACAACCATCTTTACAACGTACGACTGATTCACTTAGCAGAGAACTATCTGGCTGATATGTTAGAGAAATGTAACCGCTATACCACTAACGAAGTCCTCAAAAAACAGGTTAAGAACTATGGAGTTGGAGCATTACTCTTCCGTCCTTTCTGGCGTTTCTTCAAATCCTACTTTATGAATGGAGAAATAAGAAACGGTGTTACAGGCTTTATTGATAGTATTATGACAGGCTTCTACCAGTTTATGATTGTTGCGAAAGTAATAGAGGCAAGGATAAAGAAACAGACAGAAGACGAACAGAAATAA
- a CDS encoding glycosyltransferase family 2 protein — translation MFELFITMIEKPLVTVITVCYNAVSLIEKTIRSVLAQQYEQIEYVVVDGGSTDGTIEIIRKYEAHISHWITEQDEGIYDAMNKGVAMSTGEWCIFLNAGDTFAADDVLNRVFQVSREADVIYGDVVKNGIVKPAEVPHNSHRMYFCHQSCLTRTACLRTFPYDTSHRMSADFKLYKLLWKKHYRFLQLPFAISNFDTTGVSNTNRSRGLYDNIRIIRELDGCLEQIRLLPRLYFVYFLCKLKKQ, via the coding sequence GTGTTTGAATTATTCATTACTATGATAGAAAAGCCCTTGGTTACGGTTATTACCGTTTGTTATAACGCTGTATCACTGATAGAGAAGACTATCCGTAGCGTTTTGGCACAACAGTATGAGCAGATTGAATACGTTGTTGTTGATGGCGGTTCTACCGATGGGACAATAGAGATTATTCGTAAGTATGAAGCTCATATCAGTCATTGGATAACGGAACAAGATGAGGGTATCTATGATGCAATGAACAAAGGGGTTGCAATGTCTACTGGAGAATGGTGCATCTTCCTAAATGCTGGTGACACATTTGCAGCTGATGATGTTTTGAATAGAGTCTTTCAAGTTTCGCGTGAAGCTGATGTTATTTATGGTGATGTCGTAAAGAATGGCATTGTTAAGCCTGCAGAAGTACCGCATAATAGTCATAGAATGTATTTTTGTCACCAAAGTTGTCTGACACGTACAGCCTGTCTTCGAACTTTTCCATACGATACAAGTCATCGAATGTCAGCAGACTTTAAGTTGTATAAGCTGCTTTGGAAAAAACATTATCGCTTTCTTCAACTGCCTTTTGCTATTTCCAACTTTGATACAACAGGTGTTTCTAATACGAATCGGTCACGAGGACTATACGATAACATACGAATTATTCGAGAGTTAGACGGATGCTTAGAACAAATACGACTTTTACCACGTCTTTATTTCGTCTATTTCCTTTGTAAATTAAAGAAACAATAA
- a CDS encoding LTA synthase family protein, protein MYKNLKYLIKHSAVILVILLLVRICFAVAFVPMSVISSNLAVFPRLLFNLLRFDVQVICYVLLLPTVLTFIFAVLRKPWTDHALSRFRLIYFSIVSVLLLIISGIDMGFYANFNSHINLTFFDFFNEGPMSLIQTVWEEYHCVYEAIAFLLITLPVLLLIRKIELGNLSSRRSVRSSYGRKSSRRNSINLLLIILLYIVFLAIGLRGSVWRFPLQIEDTFVSNQKTLNDLVPNAVYMLKKAYKEKRNAFKMENTSDLLKQYKFKSLQEALDIYTGGKVRMVKNDTLTALQHALFAKVGDSLKLRQPNIVIIYSESWSNYLFNLQQKDAEMYFGLDRHFKEDLLFRNFQSVQNGTVASLENLYVSTPFPRFFASAYRFKALPTSIALPFKASNYTTMFMSGMDAAWENCAEALVHQQFDAIYDKFFILKDYPHATYNSIGVYDEYLFQALLDKLNKPSKKRQMIAVMTTTNHPPFEFPKDLKLPPLPDSFYSKKCFAEHNRRVLDKYLTGFRYYNKVLNEFLNRFKASAAAKNTILVITGDHNVRSILNYDAVDKRYEHSVPLYIYLPPYLRKEAYNKLTSRWGSHDDILATLAPFAFRNTKYFKLGKNLLDTSVSDSTYYSANVEQIESIPTYRKKAERLTAARNLLRQVYFGLYWRDKL, encoded by the coding sequence ATGTATAAGAATTTAAAGTACTTAATCAAACATTCTGCCGTCATCCTTGTTATCCTATTGCTCGTTCGCATTTGCTTTGCTGTTGCGTTTGTTCCTATGAGTGTTATCAGCAGCAATCTGGCAGTCTTTCCTCGTTTACTTTTTAACCTTCTACGCTTTGATGTGCAGGTGATATGCTATGTATTGTTACTGCCTACGGTCCTAACTTTCATCTTTGCAGTCCTTCGTAAGCCTTGGACAGACCATGCGTTGAGCCGTTTCCGTTTGATTTATTTCTCTATTGTCAGTGTTCTTCTACTGATAATTAGTGGTATAGATATGGGCTTTTATGCTAATTTCAATAGCCATATCAACCTTACCTTTTTTGATTTCTTCAATGAAGGACCGATGAGTTTGATACAGACTGTATGGGAGGAATATCATTGTGTCTATGAAGCTATAGCCTTCCTACTGATTACATTACCAGTTCTTTTATTGATCCGTAAAATAGAGTTGGGTAACTTATCTTCTCGTCGTTCTGTGCGATCGTCATACGGTCGGAAGTCATCACGCCGCAATTCAATTAATCTTTTGCTTATCATTTTGCTATATATCGTCTTTTTGGCTATTGGTCTGCGTGGGTCAGTATGGCGTTTCCCTTTACAGATTGAGGACACCTTTGTATCGAATCAGAAAACTCTTAACGACCTTGTTCCGAATGCTGTCTATATGCTGAAGAAGGCTTATAAGGAGAAGAGGAATGCCTTTAAGATGGAGAACACGTCTGATTTGTTGAAGCAGTATAAGTTCAAGAGCTTGCAAGAGGCACTGGATATCTATACTGGTGGTAAAGTAAGGATGGTGAAGAACGATACGCTTACAGCTCTGCAGCATGCACTCTTCGCAAAAGTGGGTGATAGCTTGAAGCTGCGACAACCCAATATTGTCATTATTTATAGCGAGAGTTGGAGTAATTATCTGTTCAATCTCCAGCAGAAAGATGCAGAGATGTACTTCGGTTTAGATCGTCATTTCAAGGAAGACCTACTCTTCCGTAACTTCCAATCAGTGCAGAATGGTACGGTAGCTTCGCTTGAGAACCTCTATGTCTCTACCCCTTTCCCACGCTTCTTTGCCTCGGCTTATCGATTCAAGGCACTCCCTACGTCGATAGCTCTACCTTTTAAAGCCAGTAATTACACAACAATGTTCATGTCGGGAATGGATGCAGCATGGGAAAACTGTGCTGAGGCGTTGGTTCATCAGCAATTCGATGCTATCTATGATAAGTTCTTTATTTTGAAGGACTATCCTCATGCGACTTATAATAGTATTGGTGTTTACGATGAATACCTCTTTCAAGCGTTGTTAGATAAGTTAAATAAACCGTCAAAGAAACGGCAGATGATTGCAGTGATGACAACAACAAATCATCCGCCTTTTGAGTTCCCAAAGGACTTGAAACTCCCTCCTTTGCCCGATTCTTTCTATAGCAAGAAATGTTTTGCTGAGCATAATCGTAGGGTGTTAGATAAATATCTCACAGGATTCCGCTATTATAACAAGGTGTTGAATGAGTTTCTCAATCGTTTTAAAGCCTCTGCAGCAGCAAAGAATACGATACTTGTCATCACAGGTGACCATAATGTGCGTTCTATCCTTAATTATGATGCTGTAGACAAGCGGTATGAACACTCCGTTCCGCTCTATATATATCTGCCACCTTACCTACGCAAGGAGGCTTATAACAAGCTAACCAGCCGATGGGGAAGCCATGATGATATCTTAGCGACATTAGCTCCTTTTGCTTTCCGTAATACAAAGTATTTCAAGCTGGGTAAGAATCTTTTAGATACGTCCGTATCGGATAGTACTTATTATAGTGCAAACGTTGAACAGATAGAGTCTATTCCTACCTATCGAAAGAAGGCTGAGCGACTAACCGCAGCCCGCAACCTTCTCCGTCAGGTATATTTTGGTTTATATTGGAGGGATAAACTATAG
- a CDS encoding lysophospholipid acyltransferase family protein, translated as MKKALYKTLYFLAYGFWYLVALLPFPVLYLLSDGLYFVMAKVIKYRHKVIWKNLKNSFPEKTDDELRQIEQGFHRWFCDYIVETLKLMTMSKKQLIKRMTFTGTEELNRVLSEGKSAAIYLGHLGNWEWITSLPYWVDNALCCQLYHPLENEYFDRLFKFVRERQGALCIPMQESLRKIIQFGRSGKPLVVGFISDQSPFWWSIHHWVQFMNQETPVLTGGERIVKHMSQVFVYGDVTRTSRGHYNCEFRIIREETKGLPDYEITDLYFQELEKSIRHQPEIYLWSHNRWKRTRGRFDEYFEVIDGKVRLREGKEMIY; from the coding sequence ATGAAAAAAGCCCTTTATAAAACCCTTTATTTCCTTGCTTACGGCTTTTGGTATTTAGTGGCTCTGCTACCTTTTCCAGTGCTGTATCTGCTCTCTGATGGTCTTTATTTCGTAATGGCAAAGGTGATAAAGTATCGCCATAAGGTGATATGGAAGAACCTCAAGAATAGCTTCCCAGAGAAGACTGATGACGAACTCCGCCAAATTGAGCAAGGATTTCACCGCTGGTTCTGCGATTACATTGTGGAGACACTAAAGCTGATGACCATGAGTAAGAAGCAGCTGATAAAACGTATGACCTTTACTGGCACGGAAGAGCTGAACAGAGTGCTGTCGGAAGGTAAGTCGGCTGCTATTTATTTAGGTCATTTGGGTAACTGGGAGTGGATTACTTCCCTGCCTTATTGGGTAGATAATGCGCTCTGCTGTCAGCTTTATCACCCATTGGAAAACGAATACTTCGACCGTCTTTTCAAGTTTGTGCGCGAGCGTCAGGGTGCACTTTGTATTCCTATGCAAGAGTCTTTGCGTAAGATTATCCAGTTTGGTCGCAGTGGTAAGCCGCTCGTTGTGGGTTTTATCTCAGACCAATCACCCTTCTGGTGGAGCATTCATCACTGGGTTCAGTTTATGAATCAGGAGACTCCCGTACTTACTGGAGGTGAAAGAATCGTAAAGCACATGAGCCAAGTCTTTGTTTATGGAGATGTGACACGTACCAGTCGTGGACATTATAACTGTGAATTCCGCATCATTCGTGAAGAGACCAAGGGACTACCAGATTATGAGATAACCGACCTCTACTTTCAAGAGTTGGAGAAGTCTATCCGTCATCAGCCTGAAATCTATCTTTGGAGTCACAATCGTTGGAAACGTACACGTGGCCGCTTTGACGAATACTTTGAGGTGATTGATGGTAAAGTACGCCTGCGTGAGGGTAAGGAGATGATTTACTAA
- a CDS encoding glycosyltransferase family 32 protein, translated as MIPKVIHYCWLSNDPYPDKIRKCMDTWRKVLPDYEIKLWNTENFDMSKAPVYVREAFEQRKWAFAADYIRMYALYTEGGIYLDSDVKVLKSFDEFLNYKFFTSLEYHPKQIEMTGAMDMIDEEGNRIKDDFVSGIQIQAAVMGSEAGCQFVKDVLDDYEKREFIYPEGSNGKGVISPFVYARVMEKYGFKYLDKDQPLEDNMMVFRSEIFAGNKYEATPASYAIHYCAHSWKRTPMEKLNRWLKRNIPCLFPKK; from the coding sequence ATGATACCCAAAGTCATTCATTACTGTTGGCTCAGTAACGACCCATATCCTGATAAGATAAGGAAGTGTATGGACACTTGGAGGAAGGTGTTGCCCGACTATGAGATAAAGTTATGGAACACTGAGAACTTTGATATGTCAAAGGCTCCAGTCTATGTGCGCGAAGCTTTCGAGCAACGTAAGTGGGCTTTTGCAGCCGATTATATCCGTATGTATGCGCTGTATACTGAGGGTGGCATCTATCTTGACTCTGATGTAAAGGTCTTGAAGTCGTTTGATGAATTCCTAAACTATAAGTTCTTCACTTCATTAGAGTACCATCCAAAGCAGATTGAGATGACTGGAGCGATGGATATGATTGATGAAGAAGGCAATCGTATTAAGGATGATTTCGTCTCTGGGATACAGATTCAGGCTGCTGTTATGGGTTCTGAAGCTGGCTGTCAGTTCGTGAAAGATGTCTTAGACGACTATGAGAAACGTGAGTTTATCTATCCAGAAGGCTCTAATGGTAAGGGAGTAATCTCGCCATTTGTCTATGCAAGGGTAATGGAAAAGTATGGCTTCAAGTACTTGGATAAAGATCAACCACTCGAAGACAATATGATGGTGTTCCGTTCGGAAATCTTTGCAGGTAACAAGTATGAGGCAACACCAGCTTCATACGCCATCCACTATTGTGCTCATAGCTGGAAACGAACCCCGATGGAGAAGTTAAACCGATGGTTGAAAAGGAACATCCCTTGTCTGTTTCCTAAGAAATAA
- a CDS encoding glycosyltransferase family 4 protein, which produces MNKKIIGYDAKRIVRNGTGLGSYGRTLINDLAPLMPDTNLRLYAPDAGHDDLRNQVELRDNVQFCYPDHLRFRLQRDLWRVKGVVKDLKRDGVELYHGLSGELPSGLAAAGIPSVVTIHDLIFLRHPEFYPAIDVFFYKRKFFKTLREATRIIAISECTKRDILYYGDFPEDKIDLVYQSCSTHFNQSVSPSLIEEARRKYQLPQRYILNVGTVEVRKNILLGIRTMAKLPSDLHLVIVGRQTKYQKKLDAEIKRLGIGKRIHFLQGVPNDLLAAIYNQAEAFIYPSRYEGFGIPIIEAIQSGLPVVAATGSCLEEAGGPDCLYVGPDDVDGTAAAILSAIENRREMVSKSQLYVKRFENQDVASQVLEVYNKV; this is translated from the coding sequence ATGAATAAGAAGATAATAGGTTATGATGCTAAGCGTATCGTAAGAAACGGTACTGGATTAGGTAGCTATGGGCGTACGCTTATCAACGACCTTGCTCCGTTGATGCCTGATACAAACTTACGACTCTATGCTCCTGATGCTGGACATGACGACCTTCGTAATCAGGTTGAATTGCGAGATAACGTGCAGTTCTGCTATCCTGACCACCTTCGTTTCCGTCTGCAGCGTGACTTATGGCGTGTGAAAGGCGTAGTAAAAGACTTGAAAAGGGATGGAGTAGAACTCTATCATGGGCTTTCGGGTGAGCTTCCTTCAGGCTTGGCAGCAGCTGGCATCCCCAGTGTTGTCACTATTCATGACCTTATCTTCCTACGTCATCCGGAGTTCTATCCCGCTATTGACGTTTTTTTCTACAAGCGGAAGTTCTTTAAGACACTGCGAGAAGCAACCCGCATCATTGCCATTAGCGAATGTACGAAGCGTGACATCTTATATTATGGTGACTTTCCAGAGGACAAGATAGACCTTGTTTATCAAAGCTGTAGCACTCACTTTAATCAGTCGGTAAGTCCTTCACTGATAGAGGAAGCCCGCCGTAAGTATCAACTCCCACAGCGTTATATATTAAATGTAGGAACGGTAGAAGTGCGAAAGAACATTCTTTTGGGTATTCGTACTATGGCAAAGCTACCTTCCGACTTACATCTTGTCATCGTAGGACGGCAGACCAAGTATCAGAAAAAGCTCGATGCAGAAATCAAACGCTTAGGGATTGGCAAGCGCATACACTTCTTGCAGGGTGTTCCTAACGACCTTCTCGCAGCTATTTATAATCAAGCTGAGGCTTTCATTTATCCTTCTCGTTATGAAGGCTTTGGTATTCCTATCATCGAAGCCATACAAAGTGGATTGCCAGTCGTAGCTGCTACGGGTAGTTGTTTGGAGGAAGCAGGTGGTCCGGATTGCCTTTATGTAGGTCCAGACGACGTTGATGGCACTGCAGCTGCAATCTTATCAGCGATTGAAAATCGTAGGGAAATGGTTAGTAAAAGCCAACTTTATGTGAAACGATTCGAAAATCAAGATGTAGCCTCGCAGGTTCTTGAGGTCTATAATAAGGTATAA
- a CDS encoding GtrA family protein produces the protein MATSIKELWQRWQKDFWRLFRFGITGTICSLIHYGIYCLCLLFTNTTIAYTAGYGVGLLCNYGLTTYFTFKGKPSKSNVAGFAGSHVLNYLLEIGLLQFFLWMGVSKWLSPILVMVIVVPINFVLLRLVFVKGKKADGC, from the coding sequence ATGGCGACAAGCATTAAAGAGCTTTGGCAACGCTGGCAAAAAGACTTCTGGCGACTATTCCGTTTTGGTATAACGGGTACGATATGTTCGCTCATCCATTATGGTATCTATTGTCTTTGTCTGCTGTTTACGAATACAACTATTGCTTATACCGCTGGTTATGGCGTAGGACTTCTTTGTAACTACGGACTTACTACCTACTTTACTTTTAAGGGAAAGCCGTCAAAGAGCAATGTTGCAGGCTTTGCCGGTAGCCACGTTCTCAACTATCTTTTAGAGATAGGACTGCTCCAGTTCTTCCTTTGGATGGGTGTAAGCAAATGGTTGTCGCCTATCCTTGTGATGGTGATAGTAGTCCCTATCAACTTCGTTTTATTACGACTTGTGTTTGTGAAAGGGAAAAAGGCTGATGGGTGTTAG
- a CDS encoding LTA synthase family protein yields the protein MKGLLKTTFGSPIALVFNLLLAYAIFFVARLTYFFVNYSYFIDGLNASSLWMWVRGGLLFDTTAILYTHILYIVMMLLPLWRKENPVYHKVCKWVFMVVNAFSLAINLADSVYFPFTLRRTTTSVFREFDNENNIAGILFHNAVTHWYLILIFIIVLWLANKLYVKSHTDHRSYKSLRQRLVYAAQLFVCLAVAAVLTVGGCRGGLQSGVRPITISNANQYVERPTDCALVLNTPFALIRTIGKSDFSVPDYFPSLAAAREVYDPVYWMQYKEPNPTSGVRLPNKKNIVILIVESFGREYIGGFNRDFFDGKYKGYTPNVDKLIDKSLVYRFSYCNGRKSIDGMPSILCGIPRFGEPFILTPASMNDYTGMPGLLSKWGYQTAFFHGANRGSMGFLAFANKIGFQKYYGRQDYSEDPRFGGDKDFDGNWGIWDEPFLQYYCTKMGEMKQPFMTALFTVSSHDPFVVPEKYKNVYKEEHLPIHKCIRYTDMAIGKFFESASKQPWFKNTIFVLTSDHTNQSDHEQYMTDIGGFCSPIIIYDPSGEIKSGRIDGVAQQIDIMPTLLNHIGYNAGPYLSFGKDLLHTAAEDTWAVNYLNGIYQYVKYGYVLQWDGKQTKAIYRVTDALMKQNLLGQVPEQVKMERELKAIIYQYMYRMVNDKMHPTIKNPELQ from the coding sequence ATGAAGGGATTATTAAAAACAACATTTGGTTCGCCAATAGCATTAGTGTTCAACTTGCTATTGGCGTATGCCATTTTCTTTGTAGCACGATTGACTTACTTCTTTGTCAATTACAGTTACTTTATTGACGGTCTCAATGCTTCTTCGCTCTGGATGTGGGTGCGAGGAGGTCTTCTCTTTGATACGACCGCCATTCTTTACACACATATTCTCTACATCGTAATGATGCTTCTGCCACTATGGCGGAAAGAGAACCCTGTCTATCATAAGGTTTGTAAGTGGGTATTCATGGTTGTTAATGCTTTTTCTCTTGCTATCAACCTTGCCGACTCGGTTTATTTTCCATTCACACTGCGCCGTACAACGACCAGTGTGTTCCGTGAGTTCGACAATGAGAACAACATTGCTGGTATCTTGTTCCACAATGCTGTTACCCATTGGTACCTTATTCTGATTTTTATTATTGTTCTATGGCTTGCCAATAAGCTATATGTAAAGTCACATACTGACCACCGCAGCTATAAAAGCCTACGTCAACGATTAGTTTATGCGGCACAACTTTTCGTATGTCTTGCCGTGGCTGCTGTCCTTACAGTAGGTGGTTGCCGAGGCGGATTGCAGTCGGGTGTACGTCCGATAACTATTAGTAACGCCAACCAGTACGTAGAACGTCCAACTGATTGTGCCTTAGTACTCAACACCCCTTTTGCTCTTATCCGCACGATAGGCAAGTCCGACTTCTCCGTTCCTGATTACTTCCCCTCTTTGGCAGCTGCCCGTGAGGTCTACGACCCTGTTTATTGGATGCAGTACAAGGAGCCTAATCCTACTTCAGGCGTACGCCTTCCCAATAAGAAGAACATTGTTATTCTCATTGTTGAGAGTTTCGGACGTGAGTATATCGGAGGGTTTAACCGTGACTTCTTCGATGGAAAATACAAAGGTTATACACCGAATGTAGACAAACTCATTGATAAAAGCCTCGTTTATCGCTTCTCTTATTGCAACGGACGTAAGAGTATTGACGGAATGCCATCCATCCTCTGTGGTATTCCTCGCTTTGGAGAACCTTTCATTCTCACTCCTGCTTCGATGAATGACTATACAGGTATGCCGGGATTACTTAGTAAATGGGGCTATCAGACCGCTTTCTTCCATGGTGCTAACCGTGGTTCGATGGGTTTTCTTGCCTTTGCTAATAAGATTGGATTCCAGAAGTATTATGGTCGACAAGACTATAGCGAAGACCCTCGTTTCGGTGGTGATAAGGACTTTGATGGCAACTGGGGCATTTGGGATGAGCCTTTCTTGCAGTACTATTGTACGAAGATGGGAGAGATGAAGCAGCCGTTTATGACAGCTCTCTTCACTGTTTCAAGCCACGACCCATTTGTTGTTCCAGAGAAGTATAAGAACGTTTATAAGGAAGAACACCTACCTATCCATAAGTGCATACGCTATACAGATATGGCGATAGGCAAGTTCTTTGAGTCTGCGAGCAAGCAGCCTTGGTTTAAAAATACCATCTTCGTGCTTACAAGCGACCATACTAATCAGAGTGATCACGAGCAGTATATGACCGATATAGGTGGCTTCTGTTCACCTATTATAATCTATGACCCATCAGGTGAGATAAAGTCTGGACGTATAGATGGCGTGGCACAGCAGATTGATATTATGCCAACTCTGTTGAATCACATAGGTTATAACGCTGGCCCTTACCTCTCTTTCGGAAAGGACTTGCTGCATACAGCGGCAGAAGATACTTGGGCTGTGAACTATCTGAACGGTATTTATCAGTATGTAAAGTATGGTTATGTACTCCAATGGGATGGTAAACAGACAAAAGCCATCTATCGAGTTACAGATGCATTGATGAAGCAAAACCTTCTTGGGCAGGTCCCTGAACAAGTTAAGATGGAGCGAGAACTGAAGGCTATTATCTATCAGTATATGTATCGTATGGTAAATGATAAGATGCATCCAACGATTAAAAACCCAGAACTTCAATGA